In Arthrobacter sp. SLBN-112, a genomic segment contains:
- a CDS encoding class E sortase, with product MVLQEKAGPVAPTAPRGSLLRGTIQVIGELLITAGVILLLFVAWQLWWTNVESDAKQSQVIKEFAQDLSTAAPSPAATAPAVPPAAGEDFGKPVVGTAPGHAGTIGIMYIPRFGATYTRPIVQGTSQDVLDTLGLGHYSNTAMPGAVGNFAVAGHRQTHGAVLDNIHTLVPGDKIYVQTRDGFYVYVFRNNQIVLPSRTDVLEPVPTQPGVAPTESYLTMTSCNPRFGAEERIIAYALLESWRPASAGPPSEIAAQVAAATGKG from the coding sequence GTGGTATTGCAGGAGAAGGCCGGGCCTGTGGCCCCGACCGCACCCCGTGGCTCCCTGCTGCGCGGAACCATCCAGGTCATCGGCGAACTGCTGATCACCGCCGGCGTCATCCTCCTGCTCTTTGTGGCATGGCAACTGTGGTGGACCAATGTTGAATCTGACGCCAAGCAGAGCCAGGTCATCAAGGAATTCGCCCAGGACCTCAGCACCGCCGCACCGTCCCCGGCAGCCACGGCACCAGCCGTGCCGCCAGCCGCCGGTGAAGACTTCGGAAAGCCGGTGGTGGGAACGGCCCCCGGCCATGCCGGCACGATCGGCATCATGTACATCCCCCGGTTCGGCGCCACCTACACCCGTCCGATCGTGCAGGGGACCAGCCAGGATGTGCTGGACACCTTGGGGCTTGGCCACTACAGCAACACGGCCATGCCCGGGGCCGTGGGCAATTTTGCCGTGGCAGGCCACCGCCAGACGCACGGCGCGGTGTTGGACAACATCCACACGCTGGTGCCCGGCGACAAGATCTACGTCCAGACCAGGGACGGTTTCTATGTCTACGTTTTCCGGAACAACCAGATAGTCCTGCCCTCCCGCACCGACGTCCTGGAACCGGTGCCCACCCAGCCGGGCGTGGCACCGACCGAAAGTTACCTGACCATGACCAGCTGCAACCCCCGTTTCGGCGCCGAAGAACGCATCATCGCCTACGCCCTGCTGGAGAGTTGGCGTCCGGCGTCCGCAGGCCCGCCCAGTGAGATCGCGGCACAGGTTGCAGCCGCCACTGGAAAGGGCTGA
- a CDS encoding cell division protein CrgA, with protein MPESKPRKKTASAARPASTEAYKPNPVWFKPVMFGLMIIGLFWIITFYISEGRFPVQAWQSWNIVAGFGIAIVGFLMTTRWRS; from the coding sequence GTGCCCGAGTCGAAACCTCGCAAGAAGACCGCCAGCGCCGCCCGGCCGGCTTCCACTGAGGCCTACAAGCCCAACCCCGTGTGGTTTAAACCGGTGATGTTCGGCCTGATGATCATTGGCCTCTTTTGGATCATTACGTTCTATATCAGTGAGGGACGCTTCCCGGTCCAGGCGTGGCAGTCATGGAACATCGTGGCGGGCTTCGGCATTGCCATCGTGGGATTCCTGATGACCACCCGCTGGCGTTCCTGA
- a CDS encoding DNA-3-methyladenine glycosylase I produces MSPDSAGVIIGDDGLARPAWASTDPLMRNYYDQEWGLPVTDEQGLYERICLEGFQAGLSWATILRKRPAFRAAFAGFDPDAVALFGAADVERLLQDPGIIRNRLKIHAAVKNARATLELRNDGGLVDFVWSFRPVSTPRPRVAADIPTQSAESVALSKALRKRGFSFVGPTTMFALMEAVGIVDTHLLASHRRGSSGIWTD; encoded by the coding sequence CTGTCTCCCGATTCGGCCGGCGTGATCATTGGCGACGACGGCCTGGCACGGCCCGCGTGGGCCTCCACCGACCCGTTGATGCGTAACTACTACGACCAGGAGTGGGGGCTGCCCGTCACGGACGAGCAAGGCCTCTACGAACGTATCTGCCTGGAAGGATTCCAGGCAGGACTCTCCTGGGCCACCATCCTGCGCAAGCGTCCCGCTTTCCGTGCCGCCTTTGCCGGCTTCGATCCCGACGCCGTGGCCTTATTCGGCGCCGCGGACGTGGAACGGCTTCTGCAGGACCCGGGCATCATCAGGAACCGGTTGAAGATCCATGCCGCCGTCAAGAACGCCCGGGCCACCCTGGAGCTTCGGAACGACGGCGGGCTGGTGGACTTTGTGTGGAGTTTCCGCCCGGTGAGTACTCCCCGCCCCCGCGTGGCGGCGGACATCCCTACCCAGTCAGCGGAGTCGGTTGCGTTGTCCAAGGCGCTGCGGAAGCGGGGTTTCTCGTTCGTTGGCCCCACCACCATGTTCGCCTTGATGGAAGCCGTGGGAATAGTGGATACGCACCTCCTGGCGAGCCACCGGCGGGGTTCCTCCGGAATCTGGACCGACTAG
- a CDS encoding carboxymuconolactone decarboxylase family protein → MSVTEHLYLDKQHPALWRAISGLGLKVQEAAEAAGLGTGLLELLNVRISQINGCAYCLDLHVRKATEAGESPQRLAVLPAWRDTALFTDKERAALALVESITELPDPGSREREEAFARQCLTPDEFSAVSWVAVTMNAFNRVSITSHHPVRRSRP, encoded by the coding sequence GTGAGCGTCACCGAGCACCTGTACCTGGACAAGCAGCACCCTGCCCTGTGGAGGGCGATCAGCGGCCTCGGACTGAAGGTGCAGGAAGCAGCGGAAGCCGCGGGATTGGGGACAGGCCTGCTGGAGCTCCTCAATGTGCGGATCTCCCAGATCAACGGCTGTGCCTACTGCCTGGACCTGCACGTACGGAAGGCCACTGAGGCCGGGGAAAGTCCACAGCGGCTCGCTGTGCTGCCGGCATGGCGCGACACTGCCCTGTTCACGGACAAGGAACGGGCCGCGCTGGCATTGGTGGAAAGCATTACCGAACTCCCCGACCCGGGGTCACGGGAAAGGGAAGAGGCATTTGCGCGGCAATGCCTTACTCCAGACGAATTTTCCGCGGTGAGTTGGGTGGCGGTGACCATGAATGCCTTCAACAGGGTGTCCATCACCAGCCACCACCCTGTCCGGCGCAGCCGTCCCTAG
- a CDS encoding rhomboid family intramembrane serine protease gives MSYGIPSAEPSAQVPVCPRHPDRPSYVRCQRCGRPACPDCQRAAAVGFQCVDCVNETRRTTPEVRTVYGGAVATGRPMVTFAIIAVCAVLQLLQFLIPNQGVYQALAFANIYAEPKYGEFEPWRMLTSAFLHSPDNLLHILLNMYTLWIFGQALEPMLGRLRFLALFIVSALGGSVGYLLLTPLYVPGQQLFGVVGASGAIFGLFGAMLLVQRQRGGDTRQLWVLIAINGVIGFLVPQIAWQAHLGGLITGGLCAAVLAYTPRGPRQGLIQAAGLAAVVVLIVALAWVRVTL, from the coding sequence ATGAGTTACGGAATTCCGTCGGCTGAGCCGTCCGCGCAGGTTCCGGTCTGCCCCCGGCACCCGGACCGGCCCTCCTACGTGCGCTGCCAGCGCTGCGGCCGCCCGGCATGCCCGGACTGCCAGCGGGCGGCCGCCGTCGGATTCCAATGCGTTGACTGTGTCAACGAAACACGACGCACGACGCCGGAAGTACGGACGGTCTACGGGGGAGCCGTCGCCACCGGCAGGCCGATGGTGACGTTCGCCATCATTGCGGTCTGCGCGGTCCTTCAGCTCCTGCAGTTCCTCATCCCCAACCAGGGTGTCTACCAGGCCCTGGCCTTTGCCAATATCTACGCGGAACCGAAGTACGGCGAGTTCGAGCCATGGCGGATGCTCACCTCCGCATTCCTGCACTCACCGGACAACCTCCTCCACATCCTGCTCAACATGTACACGCTGTGGATCTTCGGCCAGGCCCTGGAACCAATGCTGGGCCGGCTGCGGTTCCTTGCACTGTTCATTGTCTCCGCCCTGGGCGGTTCTGTGGGATACCTGCTGCTGACACCGCTCTACGTTCCCGGCCAGCAACTCTTTGGGGTGGTGGGCGCGTCCGGAGCGATCTTCGGCCTCTTCGGCGCCATGCTCCTGGTCCAACGCCAGCGCGGAGGCGATACCCGCCAGCTCTGGGTGCTGATAGCCATCAATGGAGTCATCGGCTTCCTGGTCCCCCAGATCGCCTGGCAGGCCCACCTGGGCGGACTGATAACCGGCGGCCTCTGTGCAGCCGTCCTGGCCTACACCCCACGGGGACCCCGACAGGGCCTCATCCAGGCCGCAGGGCTCGCCGCCGTCGTGGTCCTGATTGTTGCCCTGGCGTGGGTGCGGGTCACCCTGTAG
- a CDS encoding peptidylprolyl isomerase, protein MTAIATAKATIHTSLGDIVVNLFGNHAPKTVKNFVGLATGEQAWTHPESGEDKTGTPLYNGTIFHRIIKDFMVQAGDPLGRGTGGPGYRFDDEIHPELNFNQPYKLAMANAGIQMGKGTNGSQFFITTIPTDWLQGKHTIFGEVADEESKKVVDAIEGVRTGMGDRPVEDVTINSIDIEKL, encoded by the coding sequence ATGACTGCCATCGCAACTGCAAAAGCAACCATCCACACCAGCCTCGGCGACATCGTAGTTAACCTCTTCGGCAACCACGCGCCCAAGACGGTCAAGAACTTCGTTGGCCTTGCCACCGGCGAGCAGGCCTGGACCCACCCGGAATCCGGCGAGGACAAGACCGGCACTCCGCTGTACAACGGAACCATCTTCCACCGCATCATCAAGGACTTCATGGTCCAGGCCGGCGACCCGCTGGGCCGCGGAACCGGAGGCCCCGGCTACCGCTTTGATGACGAAATCCACCCGGAACTGAACTTCAACCAGCCCTACAAGCTCGCCATGGCCAATGCCGGCATCCAGATGGGCAAGGGCACCAACGGTTCACAGTTCTTCATCACCACCATTCCCACCGACTGGCTGCAGGGCAAGCACACCATCTTCGGTGAGGTGGCGGACGAGGAATCCAAGAAGGTCGTCGACGCTATCGAAGGCGTCCGCACCGGCATGGGTGACCGCCCCGTGGAGGATGTCACCATCAACAGCATCGACATCGAAAAGCTGTAA
- a CDS encoding glycosyltransferase family 2 protein, translated as MSADRSSGDALNDAAEQLRVSIVIPAYNEESVIRQCLIAAIYQSVPAHEIIVVDNLSSDRTAAIVSQMQLEYPESPIILLSQDREQGLIPTRNFGLDHATGDVLGRIDADSVVEPDWVEQVQRAFADPVVQAATGPVVYYDMPMRRFGLKADDKMRQLMLKLAKHQYHFLFGSNMALRASAWETIRAETCRDEKDEMHEDIDLSLHLADHELPVRYWPQMVSGMSARRLEDSPRDYRYYVTRFDRTYKAHNVRKMALKAPMVVFFSVYFPAKLLRAIHTVNTAQPARRGGQ; from the coding sequence ATGTCAGCCGATCGATCCTCTGGGGATGCCTTGAACGACGCAGCCGAACAGCTCCGCGTGTCCATCGTTATCCCGGCGTACAACGAGGAAAGCGTCATCAGGCAGTGCCTCATAGCTGCCATCTACCAGTCGGTCCCGGCCCACGAGATCATCGTGGTGGACAACCTCTCGAGCGACCGCACGGCCGCGATCGTCAGCCAGATGCAGCTTGAATACCCGGAGAGCCCCATCATCCTGCTCAGCCAGGACCGGGAACAGGGCCTGATCCCCACCAGGAACTTCGGTCTCGATCACGCCACGGGAGATGTCCTTGGGCGGATTGACGCGGATTCCGTCGTCGAACCCGACTGGGTGGAGCAGGTGCAAAGGGCATTTGCGGACCCCGTCGTCCAGGCCGCCACCGGGCCGGTGGTGTATTACGACATGCCAATGCGCCGTTTCGGGCTCAAGGCGGACGACAAGATGCGCCAGCTCATGCTGAAGCTGGCCAAACACCAGTACCACTTCCTTTTCGGCTCCAACATGGCCCTGCGCGCCAGTGCCTGGGAAACCATCCGGGCCGAGACCTGCCGGGACGAAAAAGACGAGATGCACGAGGACATCGACTTGTCCCTGCACCTTGCCGACCATGAGCTGCCGGTCCGCTACTGGCCGCAGATGGTGTCCGGCATGTCCGCCCGCCGGCTTGAGGACTCTCCGCGGGACTACCGCTACTACGTCACCCGCTTCGACCGGACCTACAAAGCCCACAATGTGCGGAAGATGGCGTTGAAGGCCCCCATGGTGGTCTTCTTTTCGGTGTACTTCCCGGCCAAGCTCCTGCGGGCCATCCACACGGTCAACACGGCCCAGCCCGCCCGTCGCGGCGGACAATAG
- a CDS encoding DMT family transporter, whose translation MNFFFAALGVLGVASSGPLIAATLGATSVSALAIAFWRNAIGSVVMAAPTLVREPRQFGSITGREFRWSLLAAVALALHFACFITSLQLTSVAAATALVCLQSGWIAIFQLIRGTRHRWQVLAGLGIAFGGVVAITGFDMGTSPQALTGDVLAMAGGALAGLYTLAGGKARQSMTTGTYTTLCYGMCAVLVAVLALAAGQPLGGFEPAGWLGIAAITVCAQLVGHTAFNHLLATMSPLIVSMIILLEIPGAALLAAVFLHETLPAGTYAGLGLILAGLAVVVLGQRSGRAGKRPLPPGEEPPQGRPLAELGTD comes from the coding sequence ATGAACTTTTTCTTCGCGGCCCTGGGAGTCCTCGGAGTCGCCTCATCGGGTCCCCTCATTGCCGCCACCTTGGGCGCCACCAGCGTCAGCGCCCTCGCGATCGCTTTTTGGCGCAATGCCATTGGTTCCGTGGTCATGGCCGCGCCAACGCTGGTCCGGGAACCCCGCCAGTTCGGCAGCATAACCGGCCGTGAGTTCCGTTGGTCCCTGCTGGCCGCCGTCGCCCTGGCACTGCACTTCGCCTGCTTCATTACCTCGCTGCAGCTGACCTCTGTTGCCGCCGCCACTGCCCTGGTGTGCCTGCAGTCCGGCTGGATTGCCATCTTCCAGCTCATCCGGGGAACCCGGCACCGCTGGCAGGTGCTGGCCGGCCTGGGAATTGCCTTTGGCGGCGTTGTGGCAATTACCGGCTTTGACATGGGAACCTCACCCCAGGCACTCACCGGAGACGTCCTGGCTATGGCCGGAGGCGCCCTGGCGGGGCTCTACACACTGGCAGGGGGCAAGGCGCGGCAGAGCATGACTACGGGGACGTACACCACGCTCTGTTACGGCATGTGCGCGGTCCTCGTGGCGGTACTGGCACTGGCAGCCGGCCAGCCGCTGGGCGGGTTTGAGCCGGCAGGATGGCTGGGCATCGCGGCCATCACCGTCTGCGCCCAATTAGTGGGCCATACGGCGTTCAACCACCTGCTGGCCACCATGAGTCCGCTCATCGTCTCGATGATCATCCTGCTGGAGATCCCGGGAGCCGCGTTGCTGGCCGCCGTCTTCCTGCATGAGACCCTTCCGGCGGGCACCTATGCCGGGCTGGGCCTCATCCTGGCGGGACTCGCCGTCGTCGTCCTGGGACAACGGTCCGGGAGGGCCGGGAAGCGGCCGCTGCCGCCCGGGGAGGAACCGCCGCAGGGCCGTCCGCTGGCCGAACTGGGGACGGACTGA
- a CDS encoding DLW-39 family protein — MKKLLVLAAAIAGFLVFRKAQESEARKTVWSKSTDTVD, encoded by the coding sequence GTGAAGAAGTTGCTGGTACTCGCAGCGGCGATCGCAGGCTTCCTGGTCTTCCGGAAAGCACAGGAATCCGAAGCCCGGAAAACAGTCTGGAGCAAGTCAACCGACACGGTGGACTAG
- a CDS encoding DUF3566 domain-containing protein codes for MSNSDSFPKPNSTVPDGNRPSAAPRVNAPVRPQQRPAAAAGAPGQRPAVPGQRPQQGDRPAQPGQRPFQGQPGQRPAQGSQGQGNPGLVKPAPKAKVRRARLLISKVDPWSVLKMAFLLSVALGIVTVVAAIVLWTVLDLTGIFDQVDSLLGTLAGSESGGFELKKVASLGQVASFATIIAVVNVVLLTALSMLSAVLYNISATLVGGIGVTLTDD; via the coding sequence GTGAGTAATTCCGACTCATTTCCCAAGCCGAACAGCACTGTTCCCGACGGGAACCGGCCTTCAGCGGCGCCCCGCGTGAACGCCCCCGTCCGTCCGCAGCAGCGCCCGGCAGCAGCCGCAGGCGCTCCCGGCCAGCGTCCCGCTGTCCCGGGCCAGCGGCCCCAGCAGGGCGACCGCCCTGCGCAGCCCGGCCAGCGGCCCTTCCAGGGACAGCCCGGCCAGCGTCCGGCCCAGGGATCCCAAGGACAGGGAAACCCCGGCCTGGTCAAGCCTGCACCGAAGGCCAAGGTCCGGCGGGCACGGTTGCTGATCAGCAAGGTGGACCCCTGGTCCGTGCTGAAGATGGCATTCCTGCTCTCCGTGGCACTGGGCATCGTCACTGTGGTGGCGGCAATCGTCCTGTGGACGGTCCTGGACCTGACCGGAATCTTCGACCAGGTGGACAGCCTGCTGGGGACGCTTGCCGGCTCTGAAAGCGGCGGCTTCGAATTGAAGAAGGTGGCTTCGCTCGGGCAGGTAGCTTCGTTCGCCACCATCATCGCAGTGGTCAACGTTGTCCTGCTGACGGCGCTGTCCATGCTCTCTGCTGTCCTCTACAACATCTCCGCCACCCTGGTAGGCGGAATCGGCGTCACCCTGACGGACGATTAA
- the gyrB gene encoding DNA topoisomerase (ATP-hydrolyzing) subunit B, translating into MANDNTDILAADTAVEDGRTPDTPAASTSPREYGASDITVLEGLEAVRKRPGMYIGSTGPRGLHHLVYEVVDNSVDEALAGYCSHIEVVLQADGGVKVVDDGRGIPVDMHPTEHKPTVEVVMTILHAGGKFGGGGYAVSGGLHGVGISVVNALSSRVDTEVRRQGHVWRMSFADGGKPQGGLVQGEETDTTGTTQTFYPDPAIFESTEFDFETLRARFQQMAFLNKGLRITLTDERAADGDEADGDLDLDDLSTDGEISAEHRTVVYQYDEGLLDYVKHLNSGKKVEVVHEDVIAFETEDTERKIALEMAMQWTSAYSESVHTYANTINTHEGGTHEEGFRAALTSLINRYAREKGIIKEKDDNLTGDDIREGLTAVISVKLAEPQFEGQTKTKLGNSEVKGFVQRVVTDGLGDWLERNPGPARDVIRKAISAAQARMAARKARDNARRKSPLESFGMPGKLSDCSSKDPEKCEVYIVEGDSAGGSAKRGRNPETQAILPLRGKILNVERARLDKALGNAEVQSMITAFGTGIGEDFDLAKLRYHKIVLMADADVDGQHITTLLMTLLFRYMRPLIENGYVYLAQPPLYRIKWSNAPHDYVYSDRERDAKLVAGQAAGRRIPKDNGIQRYKGLGEMDYTELWDTTMDPDHRTLLQVTMDDALAADQIFSVLMGEDVESRRNFIQQNAKDVRFLDI; encoded by the coding sequence GTGGCTAACGACAATACAGATATTCTGGCAGCAGATACAGCGGTCGAGGATGGCCGGACCCCTGATACTCCGGCTGCGTCAACCAGCCCAAGGGAGTACGGCGCCAGCGACATCACTGTCCTTGAAGGCCTCGAAGCTGTCCGGAAGCGCCCGGGCATGTACATCGGCTCCACCGGTCCCCGCGGCCTCCACCACCTGGTCTATGAGGTCGTGGACAACTCCGTGGATGAGGCACTGGCCGGCTACTGCAGCCATATCGAAGTGGTCCTGCAGGCCGACGGCGGTGTCAAAGTAGTCGACGACGGCCGCGGAATCCCGGTGGACATGCACCCCACCGAGCACAAACCCACCGTCGAGGTGGTGATGACCATCCTGCACGCCGGCGGCAAGTTCGGCGGCGGCGGGTATGCGGTCTCCGGCGGCCTGCACGGTGTGGGTATTTCCGTGGTCAACGCGCTCTCCAGCAGGGTGGACACCGAAGTGCGGCGCCAGGGCCACGTCTGGCGAATGTCTTTTGCCGACGGTGGCAAGCCCCAGGGCGGCCTGGTCCAGGGTGAAGAGACCGATACCACCGGCACCACCCAGACCTTCTATCCGGACCCGGCGATCTTCGAAAGCACGGAGTTCGATTTCGAGACCCTCCGCGCCCGCTTCCAGCAGATGGCTTTCCTCAACAAGGGCCTGCGCATCACGTTGACGGATGAGCGTGCGGCCGACGGCGATGAGGCCGACGGCGACCTTGACCTTGACGACCTCAGCACCGACGGCGAGATCAGCGCCGAACACCGCACCGTGGTGTACCAGTACGACGAAGGCCTGCTGGACTACGTCAAGCACCTGAACTCCGGCAAAAAGGTGGAGGTGGTCCACGAGGACGTCATTGCCTTCGAGACTGAGGACACCGAACGTAAGATCGCCCTTGAAATGGCGATGCAGTGGACCAGTGCCTATTCCGAGAGTGTGCACACGTACGCCAACACCATCAATACCCATGAGGGCGGTACCCACGAAGAAGGTTTCCGTGCTGCACTGACGTCCCTGATCAACCGGTACGCCCGGGAAAAGGGCATCATCAAGGAGAAGGACGACAACCTCACGGGCGACGACATCCGCGAGGGCCTTACCGCCGTCATCTCCGTCAAGCTGGCCGAGCCCCAGTTCGAAGGCCAGACCAAGACCAAACTGGGCAACTCCGAGGTCAAGGGATTCGTCCAGCGCGTGGTCACCGACGGCCTGGGCGACTGGCTGGAGCGCAACCCGGGCCCGGCCCGCGATGTCATCCGCAAGGCCATCTCGGCAGCCCAGGCACGCATGGCTGCAAGGAAGGCCCGCGACAACGCCCGGCGCAAGAGCCCACTGGAATCGTTCGGCATGCCGGGCAAGCTTTCTGACTGCTCCTCCAAGGACCCGGAAAAGTGCGAGGTCTACATCGTGGAGGGTGACTCCGCCGGGGGTTCCGCCAAGCGCGGCCGCAACCCCGAAACGCAGGCCATCCTGCCCTTGCGCGGCAAGATTTTGAATGTGGAGCGTGCCCGCCTGGACAAGGCCCTGGGCAACGCGGAGGTCCAGTCCATGATCACTGCCTTCGGCACCGGGATCGGCGAGGACTTCGACCTCGCCAAACTCCGGTACCACAAGATCGTCCTCATGGCAGATGCCGACGTGGATGGCCAGCACATCACCACCCTGCTGATGACCCTGCTGTTCCGTTACATGCGTCCGCTGATCGAGAACGGCTACGTCTACCTGGCACAGCCGCCGCTGTACCGGATCAAATGGTCCAACGCGCCGCACGACTACGTCTACAGCGACCGCGAACGCGACGCCAAACTGGTGGCGGGCCAGGCTGCCGGACGCCGCATCCCCAAGGACAACGGCATCCAGCGCTACAAGGGCCTGGGAGAGATGGACTACACCGAACTCTGGGATACCACCATGGACCCCGACCACCGCACCCTGCTGCAGGTGACCATGGATGACGCCCTCGCCGCCGACCAGATCTTCTCCGTCCTCATGGGCGAAGACGTGGAGTCACGGCGCAACTTCATTCAGCAGAACGCCAAGGACGTCAGGTTCCTGGACATCTAA
- a CDS encoding DciA family protein, which produces MSSDEGAGPQPGREPDHIDAPQAALNRMREAAAARGEVRRKASRPGSQKAKGSIRDTRGFSQFHATGRDPLGLGKVVGRLVAERGWTSPVAVGSVMAEWATLVGPEISAHCTPESFTDTTLHVRCDSTAWATQLRLLSTSLLDKFRRELGDGVVTRIQVLGPSAPSWRKGGRSVNGRGPRDTYG; this is translated from the coding sequence ATGAGCAGTGACGAGGGCGCCGGGCCGCAGCCCGGCCGCGAACCCGACCACATCGATGCCCCGCAGGCTGCACTGAACCGGATGCGCGAGGCAGCTGCCGCCCGCGGCGAAGTCCGAAGGAAGGCGTCCCGGCCCGGATCCCAGAAAGCCAAGGGCAGTATCCGTGACACCCGCGGCTTCAGCCAGTTCCACGCCACCGGCCGGGACCCCCTTGGCCTGGGCAAAGTCGTTGGCCGGCTGGTTGCAGAACGCGGCTGGACTTCGCCGGTGGCGGTCGGTTCCGTCATGGCGGAATGGGCCACCCTGGTGGGCCCGGAGATTTCCGCCCACTGCACGCCCGAAAGCTTCACCGATACCACCCTGCACGTGCGGTGTGACTCCACGGCCTGGGCCACCCAGCTCAGGCTCCTGAGCACCAGCCTGCTGGACAAATTCCGCCGGGAACTGGGTGACGGCGTGGTCACCAGGATCCAGGTCCTCGGCCCTTCCGCACCCAGCTGGCGCAAGGGCGGACGCAGCGTCAACGGGCGTGGACCCCGGGACACCTACGGATAG
- the recF gene encoding DNA replication/repair protein RecF (All proteins in this family for which functions are known are DNA-binding proteins that assist the filamentation of RecA onto DNA for the initiation of recombination or recombinational repair.): protein MYLEHLSLTDFRSYAQVDLSLGPGVTVLVGYNGIGKTNLMEAIGYLATLSSHRVSSDAPLLRFGTERALVRARLVRGGQTTVLELEINAGRANRGRINRSNPVRARDLLGICQTVLFAPEDLTLVKGDPANRRRFLDELLASLIPHHAATRSDYDRVLKQRNALLKSARSGRFTTAHEATLDVWDQHMARAGAQLLHARLELVERLRPHLARAYAELTDASKAADAIYRSTLQNQMDDDGVPAPGAQRTAGAGTSAGQEDLRLLTVDQLTGRYIQAFAESRKKELERGISLVGPHRDELELMLGQAPAKGYASHGETWSMCLSLRLASYYVMLDDARTGGSAPILILDDVFAELDVQRRRKLAAIVSGAEQVLVTAAVDADIPEELSGRRVKVIPGGIDEQ from the coding sequence GTGTACCTTGAACATCTTTCGCTGACAGACTTCCGCAGCTACGCCCAGGTTGACCTAAGCCTGGGCCCGGGCGTCACTGTCCTGGTGGGATACAACGGCATCGGCAAGACCAACCTGATGGAAGCCATCGGCTACCTGGCCACCCTCAGCTCCCACAGGGTCAGTTCCGACGCCCCCCTGCTGCGGTTCGGCACGGAGCGCGCATTGGTCCGGGCACGCCTGGTCCGCGGCGGGCAGACCACGGTGCTTGAGCTGGAAATCAACGCCGGCCGGGCCAACCGCGGCCGGATCAACCGCAGCAACCCGGTCCGTGCCCGTGACCTCCTGGGCATCTGCCAGACCGTGCTCTTCGCACCTGAGGACCTGACACTGGTTAAGGGTGATCCCGCCAACCGCCGGCGCTTCCTGGACGAATTGCTCGCCAGTCTCATCCCGCACCATGCAGCTACCCGCAGCGATTACGACCGCGTCCTGAAACAACGCAACGCGCTGCTCAAATCAGCGCGCTCCGGACGGTTCACAACTGCCCATGAGGCCACCTTGGATGTCTGGGACCAGCACATGGCCCGCGCCGGAGCACAATTGCTGCACGCCCGGCTGGAACTGGTGGAACGGCTCCGGCCGCACCTTGCCCGTGCCTACGCTGAGCTGACAGACGCCTCCAAGGCCGCCGACGCCATCTACCGGTCAACGCTTCAGAACCAGATGGACGACGACGGCGTTCCGGCCCCAGGTGCCCAGCGCACCGCAGGCGCGGGTACTTCAGCCGGCCAGGAGGACCTGCGCCTGCTCACCGTCGACCAGCTGACCGGACGCTATATCCAGGCGTTCGCAGAATCACGGAAGAAGGAACTGGAACGGGGCATTTCGCTCGTCGGTCCGCACCGTGACGAACTGGAGCTCATGCTCGGCCAGGCGCCCGCGAAGGGATATGCCTCACACGGCGAGACCTGGTCCATGTGCCTGTCCCTGCGTTTGGCCTCGTACTACGTGATGCTCGATGACGCCCGGACCGGAGGTTCGGCCCCCATCCTGATCCTGGACGACGTCTTTGCCGAACTCGATGTCCAGCGTCGGCGTAAACTGGCGGCTATAGTCTCCGGCGCGGAACAGGTCCTGGTGACCGCCGCCGTCGACGCCGATATTCCGGAAGAGCTGTCCGGGCGGCGGGTGAAGGTCATCCCGGGAGGAATCGATGAGCAGTGA